A single Cannabis sativa cultivar Pink pepper isolate KNU-18-1 chromosome 7, ASM2916894v1, whole genome shotgun sequence DNA region contains:
- the LOC115696886 gene encoding fe(2+) transport protein 1, with product MATITTKLLNLIKISIFLISIFTPKAHAQSNECNSQSNNSCNDKSAALPLKIIAIVSILVTSMIGVTLPLFTKKIPALHPDRNLFVIVKAFAAGIILATGFMHVLPDSFDMLWSDCLKENPWHKFPFTGFVAMLSAIVTLMVDSMATAIYSSNQKKSSSTAIAPHHQGEDDEEAVVERGEQEMAAAPPRPAGHFHGHHHGMGKDRESFDTQLLRYRVVAMVLELGIVVHSVVIGLSLGASNNTCSIKGLIAALCFHQMFEGMGLGGCILQAEYKFLKKALMVFFFSVTTPFGIALGIGMSSIYKENSPSALIAVGLLNASSAGLLIYMALVDLLSADFMGPKLQGSINLQIKSYIAVLLGAGGMSLMAKWA from the exons ATGGCCACTATTACAACCAAACTTCTCAACCtcattaaaatttcaatttttctcATCTCCATCTTCACTCCCAAAGCCCATGCACAATCCAACGAATGCAACTCACAGTCCAACAACAGCTGCAACGACAAATCTGCAGCGCTACCGCTGAAGATCATCGCCATTGTCTCGATCCTCGTGACGAGTATGATCGGCGTCACCCTACCTCTCTTCACCAAAAAGATTCCTGCCCTTCATCCGGACAGGAATCTCTTTGTGATCGTCAAGGCCTTCGCAGCCGGGATCATCCTCGCCACAGGATTCATGCACGTTTTGCCAGACTCCTTCGACATGTTGTGGTCGGATTGTCTTAAAGAAAATCCCTGGCACAAATTCCCCTTCACCGGTTTCGTGGCCATGTTATCCGCAATTGTTACTTTGATGGTAGATTCCATGGCCACTGCAATTTATAGCAGCAACCAGAAGAAAAGCAGTAGTACTGCTATTGCACCTCATCATCAAGGTGAAGATGATGAGGAGGCTGTTGTTGAGAGAGGAGAACAAGAGATGGCGGCCGCTCCACCGAGGCCGGCCGGCCATTTTCATGGACACCATCATGGTATGGGCAAGGATCGAGAGAGTTTCGACACTCAACTTCTTCGTTATCGAGTTGTTGCAATG GtattagaacttggaattgttgTTCATTCAGTAGTCATCGGCTTATCACTTGGAGCTTCAAACAACACATGCTCAATCAAAGGTCTAATTGCTGCCCTTTGCTTTCATCAAATGTTTGAAGGAATGGGTCTTGGTGGTTGCATTTTACAg GCTGAATACAAGTTCCTAAAGAAGGCACTTATGGTGTTCTTCTTCTCAGTGACAACTCCATTTGGCATTGCCCTAGGAATAGGAATGTCTAGTATATACAAAGAAAATAGCCCAAGTGCATTGATAGCCGTTGGATTACTCAATGCTTCATCAGCTGGGCTTTTGATATACATGGCTTTGGTAGATCTTCTCTCAGCAGATTTCATGGGCCCAAAACTTCAAGGCAGCATTAATCTTCAGATTAAATCATACATTGCGGTCCTTTTGGGTGCTGGTGGCATGTCCCTCATGGCCAAATGGGCATGA